In Zingiber officinale cultivar Zhangliang chromosome 1A, Zo_v1.1, whole genome shotgun sequence, a genomic segment contains:
- the LOC122037876 gene encoding NAC domain-containing protein 73-like isoform X2, translating to MVQSKMENMERSSNSSSSSSVVLMRTVLATCPSCGFRVQYDPRPQGGGGGGGGRATAAEELVGLPAGVKFDPTDQELLEHLESKARADAMRLHPLIDEFIPTIEGEDGVSEDGVVRHFFHRPSRAYTTGTRKRRKVVVQSTSPEAQGSETRWHKTGKTRPVYGAAGGRLKGFKKILVLYTNYGKQRKPQKTNWIMHQYHLGVDEEEKDGELVVSKVFYQTQPRQCTAAVMKEAQHKAVVEDDEDDGGVDYYGQQQQSSQLMAYDSIQGGQSQMLHGFVPMHGAGGGASFLT from the exons ATGGTGCAATCCAAGATGGAGAATATGGAGAGAAGCAGCAACAGTTCGAGCTCTTCGAGTGTGGTTCTGATGCGAACAGTACTCGCCACTTGCCCTTCCTGTGGATTCCGCGTCCAGTACGACCCACGGCCGCag GGTggcggtggaggaggaggaggaagggcgACGGCGGCGGAGGAGTTGGTGGGGCTGCCGGCGGGGGTGAAGTTTGATCCGACGGATCAGGAATTGCTGGAGCACTTGGAGAGCAAAGCGAGAGCGGACGCGATGAGGCTTCATCCTCTCATCGACGAGTTCATCCCCACGATTGAAGGGGAGGACG GCGTGAGCGAGGACGGTGTGGTACGGCACTTCTTCCACCGGCCTTCGCGTGCGTACACGACGGGGACGCGGAAGAGGAGGAAGGTGGTGGTGCAGAGCACGTCGCCGGAGGCGCAAGGGAGCGAGACGCGGTGGCACAAGACCGGGAAGACGAGGCCGGTGTACGGCGCCGCTGGCGGTAGGCTGAAGGGGTTCAAGAAGATCCTGGTCCTCTACACCAACTACGGCAAGCAGCGGAAGCCCCAGAAGACGAACTGGATCATGCACCAGTACCATCTAGGCGTCGACGAGGAGGAGAAGGACGGCGAGCTGGTGGTCTCCAAGGTCTTCTACCAGACCCAGCCCAGGCAGTGCACCGCGGCGGTAATGAAAGAGGCTCAGCATAAAGCGGTGGTCGAGGACGATGAGGACGACGGCGGAGTCGATTACTACGGTCAGCAGCAACAGTCGTCGCAGCTGATGGCGTACGATAGCATTCAAGGCGGCCAGAGCCAAATGCTTCATGGCTTCGTGCCCATGCATGGTGCTGGTGGCGGGGCTTCCTTTCTCACTtaa
- the LOC122037876 gene encoding NAC domain-containing protein 73-like isoform X1 translates to MVQSKMENMERSSNSSSSSSVVLMRTVLATCPSCGFRVQYDPRPQGGGGGGGGRATAAEELVGLPAGVKFDPTDQELLEHLESKARADAMRLHPLIDEFIPTIEGEDGICYTHPQKLPGVSEDGVVRHFFHRPSRAYTTGTRKRRKVVVQSTSPEAQGSETRWHKTGKTRPVYGAAGGRLKGFKKILVLYTNYGKQRKPQKTNWIMHQYHLGVDEEEKDGELVVSKVFYQTQPRQCTAAVMKEAQHKAVVEDDEDDGGVDYYGQQQQSSQLMAYDSIQGGQSQMLHGFVPMHGAGGGASFLT, encoded by the exons ATGGTGCAATCCAAGATGGAGAATATGGAGAGAAGCAGCAACAGTTCGAGCTCTTCGAGTGTGGTTCTGATGCGAACAGTACTCGCCACTTGCCCTTCCTGTGGATTCCGCGTCCAGTACGACCCACGGCCGCag GGTggcggtggaggaggaggaggaagggcgACGGCGGCGGAGGAGTTGGTGGGGCTGCCGGCGGGGGTGAAGTTTGATCCGACGGATCAGGAATTGCTGGAGCACTTGGAGAGCAAAGCGAGAGCGGACGCGATGAGGCTTCATCCTCTCATCGACGAGTTCATCCCCACGATTGAAGGGGAGGACGGTATCTGCTATACACACCCTCAGAAACTCCCCG GCGTGAGCGAGGACGGTGTGGTACGGCACTTCTTCCACCGGCCTTCGCGTGCGTACACGACGGGGACGCGGAAGAGGAGGAAGGTGGTGGTGCAGAGCACGTCGCCGGAGGCGCAAGGGAGCGAGACGCGGTGGCACAAGACCGGGAAGACGAGGCCGGTGTACGGCGCCGCTGGCGGTAGGCTGAAGGGGTTCAAGAAGATCCTGGTCCTCTACACCAACTACGGCAAGCAGCGGAAGCCCCAGAAGACGAACTGGATCATGCACCAGTACCATCTAGGCGTCGACGAGGAGGAGAAGGACGGCGAGCTGGTGGTCTCCAAGGTCTTCTACCAGACCCAGCCCAGGCAGTGCACCGCGGCGGTAATGAAAGAGGCTCAGCATAAAGCGGTGGTCGAGGACGATGAGGACGACGGCGGAGTCGATTACTACGGTCAGCAGCAACAGTCGTCGCAGCTGATGGCGTACGATAGCATTCAAGGCGGCCAGAGCCAAATGCTTCATGGCTTCGTGCCCATGCATGGTGCTGGTGGCGGGGCTTCCTTTCTCACTtaa